Part of the Cellulomonas hominis genome, GGCGCCCGCACCGCGTGCCGCACCGCGCTCGCCACCGGGGCCACCGGCGTGCTGTGCCTCGCGTTCCCGACCCGCCCCCCGGGCCGCCCCGACGCCCCCGACCGCCTGCCGGAGCTCGACGGGGCCGGCGTCCCGGTGCTGGTCGTCCAGGGCGCGACCGACCCGTACGGCACCCCGCCGGAGGCCCCGGGGCGCACCGTCGTGCGGGTCGCCGGGGACCACGGCCTGAAGAAGGACCTGCCCGCGGTCGCCGCGGCGGTCGCCGCCTGGCTGCCCGGGGTGCTCCCGCTCGGTTGACGTCAGCCGTCGAGGAACGTCCGCACGGCCTCGGTGACCAGCGCGTGGTCCTCGGCCTGCGGCAGCCCCGAGACGGTCACCGCCCCGACGACGCCGACGCCCTCGACGTGCACCGGGAACGCCCCGCCGTGGGCCGCGTACTCCTGCAGCGGCAGGTCGTGCGCCTCCGCGAACGTCGTGCCCTTCGCGCGCGCCCGCAGGCCCTGCAGGTACGACGACGTCCCGAACCGCTCGACGACCCGCACCTTCCGCTCCACCCAGGAGTCGTTGTCGGCGGTGGTCCCCGGGCGGGCCGCGTGGAACAGCTGCTGCGTGCCGCGCCGGACGTCGACCGTGACGGGCAGCCCGCGCTCGGTCGCGACGCGCACGAGCAGGCAGCCGAGCTCCCAGGCGTCGTCGTTGGTGAAGGTGGCGAACCGCAGGTCGCGCTCCTGCCGTTCCACCTCCGCGATCAGGGTCCGCAGCTCGTGGTCGCTCATGCCCGCGATCCTGCCACCGGGTGCGCGCCCGGTCAGCCGCGCCGGCGCGCCCGCACCACCGTGTCCCGGATCGTGATCGTCCGGCCGTCCGGGTCCACGGCCTCGCGGGGCCGCGCCTCGGCGACGGGCACGTCCCAGTCCCCCGGCTCGAGCGCCGCGACGACCTCCGCCGGCTCGAAGAACAGCTCCGGCAGGTCGGGCCGGCCGATCGTGGTCGCGAGGTCGCTGCCGTGGTGCGCGACCACCAGCAGCGTGCCGCCGGGGGCGACGGCCGCGGCCATCCGCGCGAACGCCGACACCCGGTCGGCGGGCGGCAGGTGCAGGAAGTGCGAGGTCACCAGGTCGTAGCGCCCGGCCCCGGGGTCCCAGCTCCCGATGTCGCCGCGCACCGTGCGCACCCGCGCCGCGACCTCCGGCCCGGCCTGCTCGAGGGCGGCGTCCACCCGGTCCAGCGCCGCCTGGGCGAGGTCCACCGCGGTGACCTCCCACCCGCGCGCCGCGAGCCAGAGCGCGTCCCCGCCCTCGCCGCACGCGACGTCCAGGGCGCGGCCCGGCGGCAGGTCGCCGGCCTCCGCGACGAGCTGCGCGTTCGGCCGCCCGCTCCAGATCCGGTCCGCGGACCGGTACCGCTCCTCCCAGAACGCGCGGTCGTGCCGCACCTCCCGCGGGTCCCCGTGGCCGGGCCGCGCGTGCCCGTGCCCGTCGTGCTGCTCCATGCGCTCCTCCGTCGTCCGTCCGTGGTCCGTCACAGCCCGTGCCGCCCCGGCCCCGCCACCCGCTCCGCGACCGCCCGCTCGGCGGCCGCCGAGAAGGGCGCCGCCCGCTCGGCCCGGTACCGCGCGACCGCGGCCCGGGCGTCCGCGGCGGTCAGGTCCGCCACCACCGCCGCGCCGGCGGTCAGCCCGCCCGCGGCGGCCACCTGCACCTGCGCCATGAGGTCGGTGACGTTGCCGGCGGCCCACACCCCCGGGACGCCGGTGGCGCCGTCCGGGCCGGCGGCGACCCGGGTGCCGATCACGTACCCCTCGCGCACCACCGGCTCCACGGTCAGCCCGAGCCCGTCGAGCCCGTCGAGCCGCGCGTGCATCCCGGTCGCCGTGACGACCGCCGCCACGGGCAGCACCGCCCCGGACGCCAGCCGCACCCCGGTCAGGGTGTCCCCGGCGACGACGAGCCCGCCGACCCGCCCGTCCACGACCCGCACGCCGAGCGCGGCGAGCTGCTCCCAGCCGGCCTCGTCCGGCTCGTCGGCGGTGTGCAGGAACAGCGTCACGTCGTCCGTCCAGCCGCGCCAGAGCGTCGCCTGGTGCACGGCGAGCGGCCCGGCGGCGATGATGCCGACCGCGGCTCCCCGCACCTCCCAGCCGTGGCAGAACGGGCAGTGCAGCACGTCCCGGCCCCAGCGGTCGGCGAGCCCCGGCACGTCCGGCAGCCCGTCGGCGAGCCCGGTGGCCACGACCACGCGCCCCGCGCGCAGCACCGTGCCGTCCGCGAGCGCCGCCCGGAACGCGTCGCCGTCGCGCCGGACGTCGGCGACGGTGCCCTCGACCAGCGTCGCCCCGTACCCGGCGACCTCCGCCCGGCCGCGTGCGAGCAGCTCGGCCGGCGGCAGCCCGTCCGAGCCGAGGTAGGCGTGCATGTGCGCGGCGGGCCGGTTCCGCGGGGTGCCGTCGTGCACCACCGCGACGCGGCGGCGCGCGCGGGACAGGGTCAGCGCGGCGCTCAGCCCGGCCGCGCCGCCGCCCAGCACGAGGGCGTCGTACGTCTGGTCCATGGGGTCTCCTCCCGGTCGGCGTCCACGGTGCGCCGGGACGTGCTCTGTTGACAAGTGCCGTTGCCGGAACGGCAAACTGGGCGGGTGCCCGACCGCCCCGCCCGCCCCGCACGCCCCGACGCCCCCGACGCCGCCGATCCCGCGCCCGACCTCGGCCCCGTCCTCGACGCGGTCGGCCCGCGCCTGCGCGACCTCCGCCAGCGCCGCGGCGCCACGCTGACCGACCTGTCCCGCAGCACCGGCATCTCCGTGAGCACCCTGTCCCGGCTGGAGTCCGGGCAGCGCCGCCCGACGCTCGAGCTGCTGCTCCCGCTCGCGCGCGCCCACCAGGTGCCGCTGGACGAGCTCGTCGGCGCGCCCGAGACCGGCGACCCCCGCGTGCACCTGTCCCCGTTCGTGCGGCACGGCGTCACGTACGTCCCGCTCAGCCGCAAGCCGGGCGGCCTGCAGGCGTACAAGCTCGTGTTCCCCGCCGGCCACCACCCCGGGCCGCCGGACCCGCGCACGCACGAGGGCTACGAGTGGATGTACGTCCTCACCGGCCGGATCCGGCTGGTGCTCGGCGACCACGACCTGCTGCTGGAGCCGGGCGAGGCGGTGGAGTTCGACACCCGGGTGCCGCACTGGTTCACGAACCCGGGGCCCGGGCCGTCCGAGGTGATCAGCCTGTGGGGCCCGCAGGGCGAGCGGATGCACGTCCGCGCCCGGTCGACCCGCCGGCCGCGCTGAGGCTCACCGCGCCACCACGAGCGCGAGCGTCGCCGCCCCGACGCACAGGGGCGCGAGCCACAGCCCCTGCACCAGGAACGCGCGCACCGGCACGTGCACCAGCGCCTGCCGGCAGCGCCGCCACCAGAGCACCGTCGCCAGCGACGCCCACGGCGTCAGCAGCGGGCCGACCCCGGTGCCGATGAGGACGGCCGCGAGCCGCAGCGGGTCGCCCCCGGCGACCGGCTCGAGCACCAGGTACGCCGGCAGGTTGTTGAGCAGGTTCGCCGCCCCGGCCGACAGGCCCGCGACGCCGAGCAGCGCGCCCGCCCCGCCGCCGGCGGGCGCCACGTCCGCGAGCGCCTCCCCGAGACCCCGGACCTGCAGCGTCTCGACGGCGACGAACAGCGCGGCGACCACCAGCAGCATCCGCCACGGCACCAGGTCGCGCGCCCGCCCGGGCAGCGGCCGGCGGCGCACCGCGAAGGCCCCGACCAGCACCGCGGCCGCCCCCACGGCGACCGCCCACACCGGCAGCCCGGCGACGAACCCGACCGCCATCACCGCCGTCGTCGCCCCGGTCGCGAGCAGCAGGCCCCGGTCCGGCGGCGCGTACCGCGGCCCCGGGTCGAAGCGCCCCCGCAGGTCGGCCCGTCCGCGCACCGCGAGCACCGCCACCGTCACGACCACCGCCGCGAGCGCCGGCGCCCACATCACCCCGAGGTACCCGGCCCCCGCCTCGGTGAACCGGTGGTCCGCGAGCAGGTTCGTCAGGTTCGACACCGGCAGCAGCAGCGACGCGGTGTTCGCCAGCGCCACCACGGTCAGCACGAGCAGCAGCGGCGACGTCCCGGTCCGCCGCGCGAGCGTGATCGCCAGCGGGGTCAGCAGCACCGCGGTCGTGTCCAGCGACAGCAGCACGGTGGACACCACGGCGATCCCGACCAGCAGGAGCCACAGCACCCACCGGCGGCCGCCCGCCGACCGCGCGGCCGCGTCCGTCGCCACGTCGAACAGGCCCGCCGCGCCGCACAGCTCCGCGACGACGGTCAGCGCCGCGACGAACACCAGGACGGGGCCGACCCGCTCCGCGAGCGCCGCCGCGTCGGCCCGGGGCAGGACCCCGGTCACGACGAGCAGGGCGGCCACCCCCACGGCGACCGCCCACCACGGGACAGACCGCCGCCGGGACACGGCGGAACTGTAGGCCCCCCGGCCCCCGCCCGCCCGCGCGGTCCGCGCGGTCCGCGCCTAGTCGAGCAGCCCCTGGGCCAGCGCCGGCGCGATCACCGGCGTGAGCGGCAGGCGCGGGATCAGGGTCGCCTGCACCGCGTGGTACAGGTCGGCCTTGCCCTCCCAGACGGTCCGCGACACCCGGTTGTCCGTGCCGAGCTCGTGCCACCAGGACCCGCCGTCGTGGTCGAGCAGGTGCTCGGCGGCGTACTCCCACCACGTCGTGTACCAGTCGTCGAACCGCTGCTCGCCGGTCGCGGCGTGCAGGGCGGCCGCGGCGGCGATGCCCTCGGCGACGACCCAGTGCATCCGCTCGCGCACGACCGGGCGGCCGGACCAGTCGACGGTGTAGACGAACCCCGGCGCCCCGTCGACGTCCCAGCCCTCGCGGACCGCGGCGTCGAACAGCGCGACCGCGTCGTCCAGCATCCAGGCCGGCGCGACGTCGCCGGCGGCCGTGATCGCGGCCCGGGCGTGCAGCGTGAGCCGCGCCCACTCGAGCCAGTGGCCGATCGTGGCGCCGTACGGGCGGAACGGGTGCGCCGGGGTGTCGGCGTTGTACTCGAGGTCGGCCTGCCACGCGGAGTCGAAGTGCTCGGGGATCCGCCAGGCGTTGTCGCGCGCGTACCCGTGCACGACGCGGCCGACGATCCGCACCGCGCGGTCCAGCCAGACCCGCTCGCCGGTGACGCCGTGCGCCGCCAGGTACGCCTCGACGGTGTGCATGTTCGCGTTGACGCCGCGGTACGCGTCGAGGTCGGTGAACGTGCGGTCCCAGGACTCGACGGCCATGCCGGCCTCCTCGTCCCAGAAGTGCCGCTCGGACACCGCGAGGGCCTCGCGCAGCAGCGCCTCGGCGCCCGGGCGGCCCGCGGCGGCTGCCGAGGCGGTCGCCAGGACCACGAACGCGTGCGGGTAGGCCGCCTTCGCGTCGTCGCGCGGGGTGCCGTCCGCGTCCACCTCGGCGTACCAGCCGCCGTGCTCGGCGTCGCGGAACAGGCCGTCGAGCGCCGCGAGGCCGTGGTCGACGAGCGCGGCGTTCCCGGGCCGTCCGAGCAGGTGCGCGAGCGCGTACACGTGCGTCATCCGGCAGGTGATCCACAGCTCGACGGGCCCGGGCAGCGGGCGCCCCACGTCGTCGAGCCGCAGGAAGCCGCCGGCGGGCGCGGCCGAGGCCCTCCCGAAGGCGAGCAGGCGGTCGGTCTCGGTCTCCAGCCAGCGGGCGTGCGCGGGCGTCGTCAGCCACGTCATGACTGTCACCCTAGTCACACCGCGGACCGCCCTGCGCGGGCACGAAGCCCCAGGCAGGGCCGCGGATGCCGGCTTCGCCCGGCTCGTCCTGGGTCTTTGACACCGCCCCCGGCGCGGCTCGATGATGGATCACGGATTTGACCGGTCAAACGCGGCTCCGTCGGGTCCGACCGACCCCCCTGCACGGACGCCCCGAGGACCGCCCCATGCCCCCCGCCGACCCCGCACGACCGGGCGCCCCCGCGCGCCCGGGCGCGGGCACCCGCACGGGCACCCGCACGGGCACGGGCACGGGCGCGCGGGTCACCATCCGCGCCGTCGCCGAGCACGCGGGCGTCTCCCGGCAGACCGTCTCCAACGCGCTGAACTCCCCCGGCCGCCTGTCCGCGGCCACGCTCGCCCGGGTCCGCCGCTCCGTCGCCGCGCTCGGCTACCGGCCGGACCGCGCGGCCCGCGCCCTGTCGTCGCGCCGGTCCGGCCTGATCGGCATCCGCGTCGGCCCGACCGCGCACCGCACCGCCGCGCACCCCGACCGGCTGCTGCACGCCCTGGTCGGCGCCGCCCGCCCGCACGGCTACCGGCTGCTCGCGTTCCAGGCGCCCTACGGGGACGACGACGCGGAGATCGCCGCGTACGCCGAGCTGCTGGCCGGTCACGACGTGGACGCGGTCGTCGTCGCCGACACCCACCCCGGCGACCGCCGGCCTGCGTGGCTCGCCGAGCACGGCGCGGCGTTCGCGGTGCACGGCCACCCCTGGGGCGACGCCGGCGCCGCGCACCCGTGGGTCGACGTCGACGGCGCGCTCGGCACCGCGCGCGCCGTCGCGCACCTCGCCGAGCAGGGCCACCGCCGGATCGGGTTCGTCGGCTGGCCCGCGGACGGCGCCGGCGGCGACGCCCGGCGCGCGGGGTGGCGGGACGCGCTGGCCCGGCTCGGCCTGGACGCCGGGCCGGACCTCACGGCGGCCGCCGACGACCCCGCCGCCGCCACCGCCGTCGCCGCCCCGGCGCTCGCCGCCTCCGGCACCGGCACCGCTCCGACCGCCCTCGTCTGCGCCTCCGACGTGCTCGCGCTCGGCGTGCTGGCCGCGGTCACGGACGCCGGCGCGACCCCGGGCCGCGACGTCGCCGTGACCGGCTTCGACGACTCCGACCTGGCGACGCTCGCGCGCCCCGGGCTGACGAGCGTGCGCCAACCGATCACACTGGTGGCGCAGACCCTCGTCGAGCAGGTGCTGGACCGGCTCGGCGTCGACCTCGGGCACCCGCCGGCCCCCGCCGGGTTCGTGGCGCCGGAGCTCGTCGTCCGTGCCTCCAGTGTCGCGCCCGCACCCCGCCGCCGGCCCGCCGTCCCCGACCTGTCCGCAG contains:
- a CDS encoding heme-degrading domain-containing protein; protein product: MSDHELRTLIAEVERQERDLRFATFTNDDAWELGCLLVRVATERGLPVTVDVRRGTQQLFHAARPGTTADNDSWVERKVRVVERFGTSSYLQGLRARAKGTTFAEAHDLPLQEYAAHGGAFPVHVEGVGVVGAVTVSGLPQAEDHALVTEAVRTFLDG
- a CDS encoding SAM-dependent methyltransferase, which gives rise to MEQHDGHGHARPGHGDPREVRHDRAFWEERYRSADRIWSGRPNAQLVAEAGDLPPGRALDVACGEGGDALWLAARGWEVTAVDLAQAALDRVDAALEQAGPEVAARVRTVRGDIGSWDPGAGRYDLVTSHFLHLPPADRVSAFARMAAAVAPGGTLLVVAHHGSDLATTIGRPDLPELFFEPAEVVAALEPGDWDVPVAEARPREAVDPDGRTITIRDTVVRARRRG
- a CDS encoding NAD(P)/FAD-dependent oxidoreductase produces the protein MDQTYDALVLGGGAAGLSAALTLSRARRRVAVVHDGTPRNRPAAHMHAYLGSDGLPPAELLARGRAEVAGYGATLVEGTVADVRRDGDAFRAALADGTVLRAGRVVVATGLADGLPDVPGLADRWGRDVLHCPFCHGWEVRGAAVGIIAAGPLAVHQATLWRGWTDDVTLFLHTADEPDEAGWEQLAALGVRVVDGRVGGLVVAGDTLTGVRLASGAVLPVAAVVTATGMHARLDGLDGLGLTVEPVVREGYVIGTRVAAGPDGATGVPGVWAAGNVTDLMAQVQVAAAGGLTAGAAVVADLTAADARAAVARYRAERAAPFSAAAERAVAERVAGPGRHGL
- a CDS encoding helix-turn-helix domain-containing protein — translated: MRDLRQRRGATLTDLSRSTGISVSTLSRLESGQRRPTLELLLPLARAHQVPLDELVGAPETGDPRVHLSPFVRHGVTYVPLSRKPGGLQAYKLVFPAGHHPGPPDPRTHEGYEWMYVLTGRIRLVLGDHDLLLEPGEAVEFDTRVPHWFTNPGPGPSEVISLWGPQGERMHVRARSTRRPR
- a CDS encoding SLC13 family permease, which codes for MSRRRSVPWWAVAVGVAALLVVTGVLPRADAAALAERVGPVLVFVAALTVVAELCGAAGLFDVATDAAARSAGGRRWVLWLLLVGIAVVSTVLLSLDTTAVLLTPLAITLARRTGTSPLLLVLTVVALANTASLLLPVSNLTNLLADHRFTEAGAGYLGVMWAPALAAVVVTVAVLAVRGRADLRGRFDPGPRYAPPDRGLLLATGATTAVMAVGFVAGLPVWAVAVGAAAVLVGAFAVRRRPLPGRARDLVPWRMLLVVAALFVAVETLQVRGLGEALADVAPAGGGAGALLGVAGLSAGAANLLNNLPAYLVLEPVAGGDPLRLAAVLIGTGVGPLLTPWASLATVLWWRRCRQALVHVPVRAFLVQGLWLAPLCVGAATLALVVAR
- a CDS encoding AGE family epimerase/isomerase, with translation MTWLTTPAHARWLETETDRLLAFGRASAAPAGGFLRLDDVGRPLPGPVELWITCRMTHVYALAHLLGRPGNAALVDHGLAALDGLFRDAEHGGWYAEVDADGTPRDDAKAAYPHAFVVLATASAAAAGRPGAEALLREALAVSERHFWDEEAGMAVESWDRTFTDLDAYRGVNANMHTVEAYLAAHGVTGERVWLDRAVRIVGRVVHGYARDNAWRIPEHFDSAWQADLEYNADTPAHPFRPYGATIGHWLEWARLTLHARAAITAAGDVAPAWMLDDAVALFDAAVREGWDVDGAPGFVYTVDWSGRPVVRERMHWVVAEGIAAAAALHAATGEQRFDDWYTTWWEYAAEHLLDHDGGSWWHELGTDNRVSRTVWEGKADLYHAVQATLIPRLPLTPVIAPALAQGLLD
- a CDS encoding LacI family DNA-binding transcriptional regulator, whose product is MPPADPARPGAPARPGAGTRTGTRTGTGTGARVTIRAVAEHAGVSRQTVSNALNSPGRLSAATLARVRRSVAALGYRPDRAARALSSRRSGLIGIRVGPTAHRTAAHPDRLLHALVGAARPHGYRLLAFQAPYGDDDAEIAAYAELLAGHDVDAVVVADTHPGDRRPAWLAEHGAAFAVHGHPWGDAGAAHPWVDVDGALGTARAVAHLAEQGHRRIGFVGWPADGAGGDARRAGWRDALARLGLDAGPDLTAAADDPAAATAVAAPALAASGTGTAPTALVCASDVLALGVLAAVTDAGATPGRDVAVTGFDDSDLATLARPGLTSVRQPITLVAQTLVEQVLDRLGVDLGHPPAPAGFVAPELVVRASSVAPAPRRRPAVPDLSAAPTP